A stretch of Halocalculus aciditolerans DNA encodes these proteins:
- a CDS encoding MFS transporter: protein MSSGQSVSAALDRLPVGGFHRRLLAICGTAWAFDGMEVIVISFTLPVLLDAWSLSGFTAGVLGSASLLGMILGNWGWGYVADRYGRKPAFQWTVLTYAAFAGLTALAVGFYSGFALRFLTGVGLGGALAVDTSYLSEHLPTSRRGRYLVYLDAFWPLGYGFAVALAWLFLAFLPGSAGTVVVPVFGAVEGWRLLFVASALPGLLVFIIRTQLAETPYYLARAGDVDAANDRLREIAAENGDEPSLIDPDAVESIDAPGFRRLFEADIRTRTVMIATAWFCINFGYYGVFIWLPQTVSAAGLVGNVYYYFLLIAVVQFPGYFSAAYLVERVGRRLTLGVYLLASGVFTFVFAAAMPDVGFGLGITGFWPFFVGLLAASFFTLGAWGAIYAYTPELFPTEARATGNGFAGGVGKIAAVIGPILAGALVTDGYLLALAPLAAAFAVGGLVVLGFGEETKGVSLR, encoded by the coding sequence ATGAGTTCAGGCCAGTCCGTGTCCGCGGCGCTCGACCGCCTCCCCGTCGGTGGCTTCCACCGCCGCCTCCTCGCCATCTGCGGGACGGCGTGGGCCTTCGACGGCATGGAGGTCATCGTCATCAGCTTCACCCTCCCCGTCCTCCTCGACGCCTGGAGCCTCTCCGGCTTCACCGCCGGCGTCCTCGGGTCCGCCAGCCTCCTCGGTATGATTCTCGGCAACTGGGGCTGGGGGTACGTCGCCGACCGATACGGCCGCAAACCCGCCTTCCAGTGGACCGTCCTCACCTACGCCGCCTTCGCCGGCCTCACCGCCCTCGCCGTCGGCTTCTACTCCGGCTTCGCTCTCCGCTTCCTCACCGGCGTCGGCCTCGGCGGCGCGCTCGCCGTCGACACCTCCTACCTCTCCGAACACTTACCTACTAGTCGGCGCGGCCGGTACCTCGTCTACCTCGACGCCTTCTGGCCGCTCGGATACGGGTTCGCCGTCGCCCTCGCGTGGCTCTTCCTCGCCTTCCTCCCCGGGAGTGCGGGCACCGTCGTCGTCCCCGTCTTCGGCGCTGTCGAGGGCTGGCGGCTCCTCTTCGTCGCCTCCGCCCTCCCCGGCCTCCTCGTCTTCATCATCCGCACCCAGCTCGCCGAGACGCCCTACTACCTCGCGCGCGCCGGCGACGTCGACGCCGCGAACGACCGCCTCCGCGAAATCGCCGCGGAGAACGGCGACGAACCCTCCCTCATCGACCCGGACGCCGTCGAATCAATCGACGCCCCCGGCTTCCGCCGGCTCTTCGAAGCCGACATCCGCACCCGCACCGTGATGATCGCGACCGCGTGGTTCTGCATCAACTTCGGCTACTACGGCGTCTTCATCTGGCTCCCTCAAACTGTTTCCGCCGCCGGCCTCGTCGGCAACGTCTACTACTACTTCCTCCTCATCGCCGTCGTCCAGTTCCCCGGCTACTTCTCCGCCGCCTACCTCGTCGAACGCGTCGGCCGCCGCCTCACCCTCGGCGTCTACCTCCTCGCCTCCGGCGTCTTCACCTTCGTCTTCGCCGCCGCCATGCCCGACGTCGGCTTCGGCCTCGGAATCACGGGGTTCTGGCCGTTCTTCGTCGGCCTCCTCGCCGCCTCCTTCTTCACCCTCGGCGCGTGGGGCGCAATCTACGCCTACACGCCCGAGCTCTTCCCCACCGAAGCCCGCGCGACCGGCAACGGCTTCGCCGGCGGCGTCGGTAAAATCGCCGCCGTCATCGGTCCCATCCTCGCCGGCGCGCTCGTCACCGACGGCTACCTGCTCGCCCTCGCCCCCCTCGCCGCCGCCTTCGCCGTCGGCGGCCTCGTCGTCCTCGGCTTCGGCGAAGAGACGAAAGGCGTCTCCCTGCGGTAG
- a CDS encoding HFX_2341 family transcriptional regulator: protein MQTHIVPVGFDYDRLIAPLVRERLEVDRVVLFEGAVGSDANVEYSRHLAEKLESDFRNLLGAETERVRLDDVYDYDAAFALAFDRIQDELDAGGEVWVNIASMPRPVSFAFATAAHSVMVEREADRDRIHTYYTAPEKYLETELAEELRESVALLDAARDGDVDPSALDDHLASARALLDEFDDRGTTVGAKEIDGSHVVELPVASFQNVKPFEELVLFTVGEHGEFASVSELAETLAADLGEEYTDSFRSKVIYNVDRLGPGGKGYLEQEREGKSHRTRLSRIGELWVRAHAGERDSE from the coding sequence ATGCAGACGCACATCGTCCCGGTCGGCTTCGACTACGACCGGCTCATCGCGCCGCTCGTCCGCGAGCGCCTCGAAGTCGATAGGGTCGTTCTCTTCGAGGGCGCGGTGGGGAGCGACGCGAACGTCGAGTACTCCCGGCACCTCGCGGAGAAACTGGAGAGCGACTTCCGGAACCTCCTCGGCGCGGAGACCGAACGCGTCCGATTAGACGACGTCTACGACTACGACGCGGCGTTCGCGCTCGCCTTCGACCGCATCCAGGACGAACTCGACGCCGGCGGCGAAGTCTGGGTGAACATCGCCTCCATGCCCCGCCCCGTCTCCTTCGCGTTCGCGACCGCCGCCCACTCCGTCATGGTCGAGCGGGAGGCCGACAGAGACCGCATCCACACCTACTACACCGCCCCCGAGAAGTACCTGGAGACCGAACTCGCCGAAGAATTACGGGAGAGCGTCGCCCTCCTCGACGCCGCCCGCGACGGCGACGTCGACCCCAGCGCCCTCGACGACCACCTCGCCTCCGCCCGCGCGCTCCTCGACGAGTTCGACGACCGCGGCACCACCGTCGGCGCGAAGGAAATCGACGGCAGTCACGTCGTCGAACTCCCCGTCGCCTCCTTCCAGAACGTCAAACCCTTCGAGGAGCTCGTCCTCTTCACCGTCGGCGAACACGGCGAGTTCGCTTCTGTCTCTGAGCTCGCCGAAACCCTCGCCGCCGACCTCGGCGAGGAGTACACGGACTCCTTCCGCTCGAAGGTCATCTACAACGTCGACCGCCTCGGCCCCGGCGGAAAAGGCTACTTAGAGCAGGAACGCGAGGGGAAATCCCACCGCACTCGCCTGTCGCGCATCGGCGAACTCTGGGTGCGCGCACACGCCGGCGAGCGCGACAGCGAGTAG